The following proteins come from a genomic window of Streptomyces sp. Sge12:
- a CDS encoding GlxA family transcriptional regulator, whose translation MGSSPRNVLVLLYDGVQSLDVTGPVEVFAALAHFPGRAGYTIRTVAPAGTPVRTGSGLTLVPDGELESARPDPGTTVLVPGGRFTADFEPRLTDWLRAHGGGAGRLVSVCTGGLLLAEAGLLDGRRATTHWYACERMARDYPAVSVEPDPIYVRDGPVATSAGVTAGIDLALALVEEDHGRDVALTIARHLVVFLRRPGNQAQFSAQLAAQTARRDPLRDVQQWITEHPGENLGVERLAARARLSPRHFARAFQAETGVTPGRYVERVRVDHARRLLEESGEGIAQIARACGYGNPEALRRAFVRTLGQPPAEYRRRFGTSRA comes from the coding sequence ATGGGGTCATCGCCGCGCAACGTCCTCGTCCTCCTCTACGACGGGGTCCAGAGCCTGGACGTGACCGGGCCGGTGGAGGTGTTCGCCGCGCTCGCCCACTTCCCGGGGCGGGCCGGGTACACGATCCGGACGGTCGCTCCCGCAGGAACGCCCGTCCGCACCGGAAGCGGGCTGACGCTGGTGCCGGACGGGGAGCTGGAGAGCGCCCGGCCGGACCCCGGGACCACGGTGCTGGTGCCCGGGGGGCGGTTCACGGCGGACTTCGAGCCGAGGCTCACCGACTGGCTCCGTGCCCACGGGGGCGGCGCGGGACGGCTGGTGTCCGTGTGCACGGGAGGACTGCTGCTGGCCGAGGCGGGGCTGCTGGACGGGCGGCGGGCGACGACGCACTGGTACGCCTGCGAGCGGATGGCGCGGGACTACCCGGCCGTCTCCGTCGAGCCGGACCCGATCTACGTACGGGACGGACCGGTGGCCACCTCGGCCGGGGTCACCGCCGGGATCGACCTCGCCCTGGCGCTGGTGGAGGAGGACCACGGCCGGGACGTGGCCCTGACGATCGCCCGGCACCTGGTGGTCTTCCTGCGCAGGCCCGGCAACCAGGCGCAGTTCAGCGCGCAGCTGGCCGCCCAGACCGCCCGGCGGGACCCGCTGCGGGACGTGCAGCAGTGGATCACCGAGCACCCGGGGGAGAACCTGGGCGTCGAGCGGCTCGCCGCCCGGGCCCGGCTGTCGCCGCGGCACTTCGCGCGCGCCTTCCAGGCGGAGACCGGGGTCACGCCCGGCCGGTACGTCGAACGGGTCCGGGTGGACCACGCGCGGCGGCTGCTGGAGGAGAGCGGGGAAGGGATCGCACAGATCGCCCGGGCCTGCGGGTACGGGAACCCGGAGGCGTTGCGCCGGGCCTTCGTACGGACCCTCGGCCAGCCGCCCGCCGAGTACCGCCGCCGGTTCGGCACGTCCCGCGCCTGA
- the idi gene encoding isopentenyl-diphosphate Delta-isomerase codes for MPTTPATAANSASNGTGTQEPIMLELVDESGNTIGTAEKLSAHQAPGQLHRAFSVFLFDEQGRLLLQQRALGKYHSPGVWSNTCCGHPYPGESPFAAAARRTHEELGLSPSLLAQAGTVRYNHPDPASGLVEQEFNHLFVGLAQAAVQPDPEEVEDTAFVSAEELAKRHAEVPFSAWFMTVLDAARPAIRELTGDAAGW; via the coding sequence ATGCCGACCACACCAGCCACCGCCGCGAACAGCGCGTCCAACGGCACCGGTACTCAAGAACCGATCATGCTCGAACTGGTCGACGAGTCCGGCAACACCATCGGCACGGCGGAGAAGCTCTCCGCCCATCAGGCGCCCGGGCAGCTGCACCGGGCGTTCTCCGTGTTCCTCTTCGACGAGCAGGGCCGTCTGCTGCTCCAGCAGCGGGCCCTCGGGAAGTACCACTCCCCCGGCGTCTGGTCGAACACCTGTTGCGGTCACCCCTACCCCGGGGAGTCTCCGTTCGCGGCCGCGGCCCGGCGGACCCACGAGGAACTGGGACTGTCGCCCTCGCTGCTCGCGCAGGCGGGAACGGTCCGCTACAACCACCCGGACCCCGCATCGGGTCTCGTGGAGCAGGAGTTCAATCACCTGTTCGTGGGACTCGCGCAGGCTGCCGTGCAGCCGGATCCGGAGGAGGTCGAGGACACCGCCTTCGTCTCCGCCGAGGAGCTGGCGAAGCGGCACGCCGAAGTGCCGTTCTCGGCGTGGTTCATGACCGTCCTGGACGCGGCGCGGCCCGCGATCCGCGAGCTGACCGGCGACGCGGCCGGCTGGTAG
- a CDS encoding HdeD family acid-resistance protein, whose product MGADRADRTGARVGGPEPQREKKKLGRSFALMTALGVLLVLAGLVGLVYTGLATLTSMFLFGWLLLIGGVVGLLQAVQARRSNYFWLAVVVAAINLAAGFVILRRPGASAEALTMFAALLFLTGGVFRLVGALVVRGSHFGLAIVQGAFGILLGFLILSGWPGNSLYVIGTFFSLALLFDGLSLVAMGMGSRRILGLVREDGLPAEAAAAGVPGETAGKRPAEDQEQSNN is encoded by the coding sequence ATGGGCGCAGACCGCGCAGACCGTACGGGGGCCAGGGTCGGGGGCCCGGAACCGCAGCGCGAGAAGAAGAAGCTGGGCCGCAGTTTCGCGCTGATGACGGCGCTCGGGGTGCTGCTGGTGCTGGCCGGACTGGTCGGCCTCGTCTACACCGGCCTGGCCACCCTCACCTCGATGTTCCTCTTCGGCTGGCTGCTGCTGATCGGCGGTGTGGTGGGCCTGCTGCAGGCCGTGCAGGCGCGCCGGAGCAACTACTTCTGGCTCGCCGTCGTCGTCGCCGCGATCAACCTCGCGGCGGGCTTCGTGATCCTGCGCCGTCCCGGGGCGAGCGCCGAGGCGCTGACCATGTTCGCCGCGCTGCTCTTCCTCACCGGTGGGGTGTTCCGGCTGGTGGGGGCGCTGGTGGTGCGCGGCTCCCACTTCGGTCTCGCGATCGTCCAGGGGGCGTTCGGGATCCTGCTGGGGTTCCTGATCCTCTCCGGCTGGCCCGGCAACAGTCTGTACGTGATCGGAACCTTCTTCTCCCTCGCCCTGCTGTTCGACGGGCTGAGCCTGGTCGCGATGGGCATGGGGTCCCGGCGCATCCTGGGGTTGGTCAGGGAGGACGGGCTCCCGGCGGAGGCGGCAGCGGCGGGCGTGCCGGGCGAGACGGCCGGGAAGCGTCCGGCAGAAGATCAGGAACAGTCGAACAACTGA
- a CDS encoding bifunctional class I SAM-dependent methyltransferase/N-acetyltransferase, with protein MHHGLPRQAPGSDASTRRLLSLCGPLPERPRVLDLGCGPGRSALLLAAEAGAGGAEVTAVDLHAPFLEELRAAAAARGLGDRVRTALADMGSLTGEDFEDGCFDLVWAEGSAYILGFDAALARWKRLLAPGGTLVLTECQWTVPEPSAGARAFWDPHYALRTTAGNLAAAQAAGYRVLGVHHLPDADWAEYYGPLSERVRTLSGAESPAMAAALAATREELDVRARHGHEYGYTGYVLRPVTAGDGGAWPARPETAADAAAVREVNLAAFGTPLEADLVDALRTDDSWLPGLSYVAEAPDGSVAAHALLTRCEVDGVPALALAPVAADPAVQRSGAGSSVVRALLAAARERGESLVLVLGHPEYYPRFGFVPASHFGIRAPFEVPDGAMMALVLDDSVPVPAGTIGYPAPFGV; from the coding sequence CTGCACCACGGCCTGCCCCGGCAGGCTCCGGGCTCCGACGCGAGCACCCGCCGCCTGCTGTCCCTGTGCGGACCGCTGCCCGAGCGGCCGCGCGTCCTCGACCTGGGCTGCGGTCCGGGCCGCAGCGCCCTCCTGCTCGCCGCCGAGGCGGGCGCGGGCGGGGCCGAGGTGACCGCCGTCGACCTGCACGCCCCCTTCCTCGAAGAACTCCGGGCGGCCGCCGCGGCCCGCGGGCTCGGCGACCGCGTCCGCACCGCCCTGGCGGACATGGGATCACTCACGGGCGAGGACTTCGAGGACGGTTGTTTCGACCTCGTCTGGGCGGAGGGCTCCGCCTACATCCTCGGCTTCGACGCCGCGCTCGCGCGGTGGAAGCGGCTGCTCGCCCCGGGCGGCACCCTCGTCCTGACCGAGTGCCAGTGGACGGTCCCCGAGCCCTCCGCCGGCGCCCGCGCCTTCTGGGACCCGCACTACGCGCTGCGCACCACCGCCGGCAACCTCGCGGCCGCCCAGGCGGCGGGGTACCGGGTGCTCGGCGTGCACCACCTGCCCGATGCCGACTGGGCCGAGTACTACGGCCCGCTCTCCGAGAGGGTGCGTACCCTCTCCGGGGCCGAGAGCCCCGCGATGGCCGCCGCGCTGGCCGCGACCCGTGAGGAGCTCGACGTACGGGCCCGTCACGGGCACGAGTACGGCTACACGGGCTACGTCCTGCGTCCGGTCACCGCCGGGGACGGCGGCGCCTGGCCCGCCCGCCCGGAGACCGCGGCGGATGCGGCCGCGGTACGGGAGGTCAACCTGGCGGCGTTCGGGACCCCGCTGGAGGCGGACCTCGTGGACGCGCTGCGCACGGACGACTCCTGGCTGCCCGGCCTGTCGTACGTGGCCGAGGCCCCGGACGGGTCGGTGGCGGCGCACGCCCTGCTGACCCGGTGCGAGGTCGACGGCGTTCCGGCGCTCGCCCTCGCCCCGGTGGCGGCCGATCCCGCGGTCCAGCGCTCGGGCGCGGGCAGCTCGGTCGTACGGGCCCTGCTGGCGGCGGCCCGGGAGCGCGGGGAGTCGCTGGTCCTCGTCCTGGGGCACCCGGAGTACTACCCGCGCTTCGGTTTCGTACCGGCGTCGCACTTCGGGATCCGGGCACCCTTCGAGGTCCCGGACGGGGCGATGATGGCGCTGGTGCTGGACGATTCTGTTCCGGTGCCGGCGGGAACGATCGGCTACCCGGCCCCGTTCGGGGTCTGA
- a CDS encoding ABC-F family ATP-binding cassette domain-containing protein, protein MTATLVAKKLTAAHGERTLFADLDLVVAPGDVIGLVGVNGAGKSTLLRLLAGLDTPETGELRLSPPGAAVGHLPQEPERRPQESVREFLARRTGVAAAQAELDAATQGLVDGTPGADDAYATALDQWLNLGGADLDERAQEVADDLGLAVGLDLPMTALSGGQAARAGLASLLLSRYDVFLLDEPTNDLDLDGLERLERFVKGLRAGTVVISHDREFLTRTVTKVLELDLAQQQINLYGGGYDAYLEERERSRDHAREEFEEYADKKAALEGRAQMQRNWMDKGVRNARRKASDNNKLGKNLRAESSEKQAAKARQTQRAIERLDVVDEPRKEWELRMEIAAAPRSGSVVATLREAAVRRGDFSFGPASLQIDWADRVAITGANGAGKSTLLAVLLGRLAPDSGSATLGSGVLVGEVDQARGLFLGDEPLLEAFCAAVPDTEPAEVRTLLAKFGLKAAHVLRPAATLSPGERTRAALALLQGRGVNLLVLDEPTNHLDLPAIEQLEAALDAYEGTLLLVTHDRRMLDAVHVTRRLEVSGGKVTEL, encoded by the coding sequence ATGACTGCAACCCTCGTCGCCAAGAAGCTCACCGCCGCGCACGGTGAGCGCACCCTCTTCGCCGATCTCGACCTCGTCGTCGCGCCCGGCGACGTCATCGGCCTCGTCGGCGTGAACGGCGCCGGGAAGTCCACCCTGCTTCGGCTGCTCGCCGGGCTGGACACTCCCGAGACCGGGGAGCTGCGGCTGTCCCCGCCCGGCGCGGCCGTCGGGCACCTGCCGCAGGAGCCGGAGCGCCGGCCGCAGGAGTCCGTCCGGGAGTTCCTGGCCCGCCGCACCGGCGTCGCGGCCGCCCAGGCGGAGCTCGACGCGGCGACGCAGGGCCTGGTGGACGGGACGCCGGGCGCGGACGACGCGTACGCGACGGCGCTGGACCAGTGGCTGAACCTCGGCGGCGCAGACCTCGACGAGCGGGCCCAGGAGGTCGCCGACGACCTCGGTCTCGCGGTCGGCCTCGACCTGCCGATGACCGCGCTCTCCGGTGGCCAGGCGGCCCGCGCGGGCCTCGCCTCTCTCCTCCTGTCCCGCTACGACGTCTTCCTCCTCGACGAGCCCACCAACGACCTGGACCTGGACGGTCTGGAGCGGCTGGAACGCTTCGTCAAGGGGCTGCGTGCCGGCACGGTCGTGATCAGCCACGACCGCGAGTTCCTCACCCGGACGGTCACCAAGGTCCTCGAACTCGACCTCGCCCAGCAGCAGATCAACCTCTACGGCGGCGGCTACGACGCCTACCTGGAGGAGCGCGAGCGCTCGCGCGACCACGCCCGCGAGGAGTTCGAGGAGTACGCGGACAAGAAGGCCGCCCTGGAGGGCCGGGCCCAGATGCAGCGCAACTGGATGGACAAGGGCGTGCGCAACGCCCGCCGCAAGGCGAGCGACAACAACAAGCTCGGCAAGAACCTGCGCGCCGAGTCCAGCGAGAAGCAGGCCGCCAAGGCCCGCCAGACGCAGCGCGCCATCGAGCGGCTGGACGTCGTGGACGAGCCCCGCAAGGAGTGGGAGCTGCGGATGGAGATCGCGGCGGCCCCGCGCTCGGGCTCCGTGGTGGCCACCCTGCGCGAGGCGGCCGTCCGGCGCGGGGACTTCTCCTTCGGCCCGGCCAGCCTCCAGATCGACTGGGCGGACCGGGTGGCGATCACCGGGGCCAACGGCGCCGGCAAGTCCACCCTCCTCGCCGTCCTGCTGGGCCGGCTGGCGCCGGACTCCGGCTCCGCCACCCTCGGCTCCGGCGTCCTGGTCGGCGAGGTGGACCAGGCGCGCGGCCTGTTCCTCGGCGACGAACCGCTGCTGGAGGCCTTCTGCGCGGCGGTCCCGGACACCGAGCCGGCCGAAGTGCGCACCCTGCTGGCCAAGTTCGGGCTGAAGGCGGCGCACGTCCTGCGCCCGGCGGCGACCCTCTCGCCGGGCGAGCGCACCCGGGCGGCGCTGGCCCTGCTCCAGGGCCGCGGGGTGAACCTGCTGGTCCTGGACGAGCCCACCAACCACCTCGACCTGCCGGCGATCGAGCAGCTGGAAGCCGCCCTCGACGCCTACGAGGGCACCCTGCTGCTGGTCACGCACGACCGCCGCATGCTGGACGCGGTACACGTGACCCGCCGCCTGGAGGTCTCCGGCGGCAAGGTCACCGAGCTCTAG
- a CDS encoding DJ-1/PfpI family protein — translation MQIAVLLYDHFTALDAVGPFDTLGRLPDAEVVFVSERPGPVRTDSGALALVADKGLDEVTRPDIVIVPGGPHPEREMANPVVLDWLRTVDATTTWTTSVCTGSLLLAAAGLLDGRRATSHWLYLDRLAKHGAEPTGERVVFDGKYVTAAGVSSGIDMGLTLLGRIAGDDFAQAVQLMTEYDPQPPYDAGSPDKAPAALVEMLRGSGTPG, via the coding sequence ATGCAGATCGCCGTACTGCTCTACGACCACTTCACCGCCCTCGACGCCGTCGGGCCCTTCGACACCCTCGGCCGGCTCCCCGACGCCGAGGTCGTCTTCGTCTCCGAGCGGCCGGGTCCCGTGCGGACGGACAGCGGGGCGCTCGCGCTCGTCGCCGACAAGGGCCTCGACGAGGTCACCCGGCCCGACATCGTCATCGTGCCCGGCGGGCCGCATCCCGAGCGGGAGATGGCCAATCCCGTGGTCCTGGACTGGCTACGCACCGTCGACGCCACGACCACCTGGACCACCTCGGTGTGCACCGGATCCCTGCTGCTGGCCGCCGCCGGGCTGCTCGACGGCCGGCGGGCCACCAGCCACTGGCTGTACCTGGACCGGCTGGCGAAGCACGGGGCCGAGCCGACCGGCGAGCGCGTGGTGTTCGACGGGAAGTACGTCACCGCCGCAGGGGTGTCCTCCGGGATCGACATGGGGCTCACCCTGCTCGGCCGGATCGCCGGCGACGACTTCGCGCAAGCCGTGCAGCTGATGACCGAGTACGACCCCCAGCCGCCCTATGACGCGGGCTCGCCCGACAAGGCCCCGGCCGCTCTCGTCGAGATGCTGCGGGGCAGCGGCACGCCCGGCTGA
- a CDS encoding enoyl-CoA hydratase/isomerase family protein, which translates to MDAAQDATLLHTVADGVATVVISHPAKRNAMTAAMWRALPELLAGLADDPAVRTLVLTGAGATFCAGADISSLTGDAGDAGADDPRALAVAAEEALAAFPKPTLAAIRGFCVGGGSQLAAACDLRFAEEGASFGVTPAKLGIVYPASSTRRLAGLVGPAWAKYLLFSAELIGAETALRAGFLNELLPAGQLDKRVAEFTRILASRSQLTQAAAKEFADGRTDRDAYWQGRAAAGEDTAEGVAAFLERRAPRFTWTP; encoded by the coding sequence ATGGACGCAGCCCAGGACGCAACCCTCCTGCACACGGTCGCCGACGGGGTGGCCACCGTCGTCATCTCGCACCCCGCGAAGCGCAACGCGATGACCGCTGCCATGTGGCGGGCGCTCCCGGAGCTGCTGGCGGGCCTGGCCGACGACCCGGCGGTACGGACGCTCGTGCTGACCGGGGCCGGAGCGACCTTCTGCGCGGGCGCCGACATCTCCTCCCTGACCGGGGACGCCGGGGACGCCGGCGCCGATGATCCGCGGGCCCTGGCCGTCGCGGCCGAGGAGGCCCTGGCCGCCTTCCCCAAGCCGACGCTGGCGGCGATCCGCGGCTTCTGCGTGGGAGGCGGCAGCCAGCTGGCGGCGGCCTGCGACCTGCGCTTCGCCGAGGAGGGCGCCTCCTTCGGAGTGACCCCGGCCAAGCTGGGCATCGTCTACCCCGCGTCCTCCACCCGCAGGCTGGCGGGCCTGGTCGGCCCGGCGTGGGCCAAGTACCTCCTCTTCTCCGCCGAGCTGATCGGCGCGGAGACCGCGCTGCGCGCCGGATTCCTGAACGAGCTGCTGCCGGCCGGCCAACTGGACAAGCGCGTCGCCGAGTTCACCCGGATCCTGGCCTCGCGCTCCCAGCTGACGCAGGCGGCCGCCAAGGAGTTCGCGGACGGCCGGACCGACCGGGACGCCTACTGGCAGGGCCGGGCCGCCGCCGGCGAGGACACCGCGGAGGGAGTCGCCGCGTTCCTGGAACGCCGGGCACCGCGCTTCACGTGGACGCCCTGA
- a CDS encoding ATP-binding protein has translation MDVSGSIPPAKEGEAEAPADPLAYEGVWRFTAPAVEESVPQARRAVRDLLGRQGVPAHQDLVYSLLLIVSELVTNSVRHAALLSPEVAVEVAIGRAWVRVAVEDNHPYRPKALEADFGQTGGRGLLLVREVTLEAGGVCDVEHTSTGGKVIWAALPLTAPPAAG, from the coding sequence ATGGATGTGAGCGGGAGCATCCCGCCGGCCAAGGAGGGGGAGGCGGAGGCTCCGGCCGACCCCCTCGCCTACGAGGGAGTGTGGAGGTTCACCGCGCCCGCGGTTGAAGAATCCGTTCCGCAGGCCCGCCGCGCGGTCCGCGACCTGCTCGGGCGCCAGGGGGTGCCGGCCCACCAGGACCTGGTGTACTCCCTGCTCCTGATCGTCTCCGAACTGGTGACGAACTCGGTCCGGCACGCCGCCCTGCTCTCGCCGGAGGTCGCGGTCGAGGTGGCCATCGGCCGCGCATGGGTACGGGTGGCCGTCGAGGACAACCACCCCTACCGCCCCAAGGCGCTGGAGGCCGACTTCGGCCAGACCGGCGGCCGGGGACTGCTCCTGGTCCGGGAGGTCACACTGGAGGCCGGCGGGGTCTGCGACGTCGAGCACACCTCGACCGGCGGCAAGGTGATCTGGGCCGCCCTCCCGCTCACCGCCCCGCCGGCCGCGGGCTGA